One stretch of Mangifera indica cultivar Alphonso chromosome 9, CATAS_Mindica_2.1, whole genome shotgun sequence DNA includes these proteins:
- the LOC123225027 gene encoding beta-glucuronosyltransferase GlcAT14A-like → MKKLKTYYMQIRHNNIHQTTVERKWIFLLVIGSTLSLFLLFLTTLTSPDGTPLLPFYRSISFSGSSIFVESKLQPSPILTLPPPPRFAYMISGSAGDGNMMKRTVLALYHPNNVYVLHLDRASSDAERLHLKQFVDEHPLFVQFGNVKVIAKANLVTYRGPTMVANTLHGAAILLREGGEWDWFINLSASDYPLVTQDDLLHTFSYLPRDLNFIDHTSNIGWKEVQRAKPIIIDPGLYMTKKADVFWVTQKRSVPSAFKLFTGSAWMALSRPFIDYCIWGWDNLPRTVLMYYSNFLSSPEGYFHTVICNAQEFRNTTVNSDLHSISWDNPPKQHPHYLNIADMRRMVDSNAPFARKFPRDDPVLDKIDSELLSRGPGMATPGGWCVGTGVNGTDPCSLIGNITSLRPGPGAKRLENLISSLLSSEKFQPRQCK, encoded by the exons ATGAAGAAACTAAAGACTTATTACATGCAAATACGACACAACAATATCCACCAAACGACAGTCGAAAGAAAATGGATTTTCCTTCTCGTAATCGGCTCAACACTCTCTCTTTTCCTCCTCTTCCTCACCACTTTAACTTCACCGGACGGCACTCCGTTGTTGCCGTTTTATCGTTCCATTTCGTTTTCTGGCTCTTCGATTTTTGTTGAATCTAAGCTTCAGCCTAGTCCCATTTTAACCCTCCCTCCCCCTCCTCGTTTTGCTTACATGATCTCCGGATCCGCGGGCGACGGTAACATGATGAAACGCACCGTTTTGGCGCTGTACCATCCGAATAATGTTTATGTCCTTCATTTGGATAGGGCGTCGTCGGATGCCGAGCGATTACATCTCAAGCAATTTGTGGATGAGCACCCTTTGTTTGTGCAATTTGGGAATGTTAAGGTGATTGCTAAGGCCAATCTTGTGACTTATAGAGGGCCTACAATGGTGGCCAATACGTTACATGGGGCAGCTATTTTGTTGAGGGAAGGTGGAGAGTGGGATTGGTTTATTAATCTCAGTGCGTCTGATTATCCGCTTGTGACTCAAGATG ATCTGTTGCATACATTTTCGTATTTGCCGAGGGATCTGAATTTCATTGATCATACTAGTAATATTGGATGGAAAGA GGTCCAGAGGGCGAAACCGATAATTATTGATCCAGGGTTGTATATGACAAAGAAAGCTGATGTATTTTGGGTTACACAGAAGAGGAGTGTACCATCTGCATTCAAACTCTTTACAG GTTCTGCTTGGATGGCACTTTCTCGGCCTTTTATTGATTACTGCATCTGGGGATGGGACAACCTACCACGGACTGTGCTCATGTACTATTCAAATTTCTTATCATCTCCAGAAGGTTACTTCCATACTGTCATTTGTAATGCTCAAGAATTCCGTAACACCACTGTCAACAGTGACCTCCATTCCATATCATGGGACAATCCTCCTAAGCAGCATCCACACTACCTTAACATAGCTGACATGAGAAGGATGGTTGACAGCAATGCCCCATTTGCGCGGAAGTTCCCCCGTGATGATCCTGTGCTTGACAAAATTGATTCTGAGCTCTTGTCCAGAGGTCCAGGAATGGCTACTCCTGGTGGTTGGTGTGTAGGAACTGGGGTAAATGGGACAGATCCGTGTTCTCTTATTGGTAATATCACCAGCCTCAGGCCTGGCCCTGGAGCTAAACGGCTTGAAAATTTGATAAGCTCTCTGTTATCAAGTGAGAAATTCCAGCCAAGACAGTGCAAGTAA